The Panulirus ornatus isolate Po-2019 chromosome 5, ASM3632096v1, whole genome shotgun sequence genome includes a window with the following:
- the LOC139748006 gene encoding pyrroline-5-carboxylate reductase 3-like produces the protein MASLRIGFIGAGNMAQALAKGLISAGITKPQYVIASSPKTDQHLLQQMSALGCETTHSNHDAATASDVVVVCVKPNVVQRVLHDIQACVTPARPLVTSLALGVTVATLESSLPPESRVVRLMPNTPALVQLGASVFTKGTHATVADAQLTHRLLSAVGECDEVPETFLDAITGLSGAGPAYVYVALEALADGGVKMGLPRSMAQRLAAQTMLGAAKMVLVTGKHPGILKDEVCSPGGCTIQGVHALEKAGLRGAFIDAVSAATAAATSASLGK, from the exons ATGGCAAGCTTGAGGATCGGGTTCATTGGCGCTGGCAACATGGCTCAGGCCTTAGCCAAGGGGCTGATCTCTGCAG GCATCACCAAGCCGCAGTACGTGATCGCCTCCTCCCCGAAGACggaccaacacctcctccagcagatgtcG GCCCTAGGATGCGAGACGACGCACAGCAACCACGACGCAGCGACTGCGTCGGACGTGGTGGTCGTGTGCGTCAAACCGAACGTCGTGCAGCGTGTCCTACACGACATCCAGGCCTGCGTGACCCCTGCCAGGCCGCTGGTGACCTCGTTGGCCCTGGGGGTCACCGTGGCCACCCTGGAGTCTTCCCTACCTCCCGAGTCTCGTGTGGTGAGGCTCATGCCCAACACCCCGGCCCTGGTGCAGTTGGGAGCCTCAGTCTTCACCAAGGGAACCCACGCGACTGTTGCTGATGCCCAGCTGACGCACAG GTTGCTGTCGGCCGTGGGCGAGTGTGACGAGGTTCCTGAGACCTTCCTGGACGCCATCACTGGCCTAAGTGGTGCCGGACCTGCTTAT GTGTACGTGGCGCTAGAGGCGCTGGCTGACGGAGGGGTGAAGATGGGCCTCCCTAGATCCATGGCTCAGAGGCTGGCCGCCCAGACCATGCTG GGAGCCGCCaagatggtgttggtgacggGGAAGCACCCGGGCATCCTGAAGGACGAGGTCTGCTCTCCAGGAG GATGCACCATCCAGGGCGTCCACGCGCTTGAGAAAGCCGGTCTCAGGGGTGCCTTCATTGACGCCGTTAGCgctgccaccgccgccgccacctccGCCTCTTTGGGGAAGTAG